From the Burkholderia glumae LMG 2196 = ATCC 33617 genome, one window contains:
- a CDS encoding accessory factor UbiK family protein, producing MKQPSDVFNDLQSRVSDLLKNSPAKDVERNVKAMLTQGFSKLDLVTREDFDTQTQVLARTRARLEELERRVAELERKLAERPAGD from the coding sequence ATGAAACAACCCAGCGACGTTTTCAACGATCTGCAGTCGCGCGTCAGCGACCTGCTCAAGAATTCGCCGGCCAAGGACGTCGAGCGCAACGTGAAGGCCATGCTGACGCAAGGCTTTTCGAAGCTCGACCTCGTGACGCGCGAGGATTTCGACACGCAGACGCAGGTGCTCGCCCGCACCCGCGCGCGCCTGGAAGAGCTCGAGCGCCGCGTGGCCGAACTGGAGCGCAAGCTGGCCGAGCGCCCCGCCGGCGACTGA